One genomic segment of Occultella kanbiaonis includes these proteins:
- a CDS encoding SIMPL domain-containing protein, with amino-acid sequence MTTDGGIVVTGTGGVDVQPDVVHADLGVTVSGPDLSEALPAAEQGLARIRDGLLERGVDRSDLRTTQTSIWHEDRTTDAGEPAPSRVHVRLGLRAVLRDVAASGGQVHAALADGGPVARIDSLTFGISEPAQAQAQARAAAFADARRRAEQYADLAGRALGAVVAVHEGGSDVVPGLPKARAFAAASMPVEGGEQTVGASVTVHWDWADGAGA; translated from the coding sequence ATGACGACCGATGGCGGCATCGTCGTCACCGGGACCGGTGGCGTTGACGTACAGCCCGACGTGGTGCACGCCGACCTCGGCGTCACCGTGAGCGGGCCGGATCTGTCCGAGGCCCTGCCCGCGGCGGAGCAGGGCCTGGCTCGGATCCGCGACGGGCTGCTGGAGCGCGGTGTGGACCGGAGCGACCTGCGCACCACCCAGACCTCGATCTGGCATGAGGACCGCACCACGGACGCCGGAGAGCCCGCGCCCAGCCGGGTCCACGTGCGCCTGGGGCTGCGCGCCGTGCTCAGGGACGTGGCCGCCTCGGGCGGGCAGGTCCATGCCGCCCTGGCCGACGGCGGCCCGGTCGCCCGGATCGATTCGCTCACCTTCGGTATCTCCGAGCCCGCGCAGGCGCAGGCCCAGGCCCGCGCGGCGGCGTTCGCCGACGCGCGCCGCCGGGCCGAGCAGTACGCGGATCTGGCCGGTCGTGCCCTGGGTGCCGTGGTGGCCGTCCACGAGGGCGGTTCGGACGTGGTGCCGGGCCTGCCGAAGGCGCGTGCGTTCGCCGCGGCGTCGATGCCGGTCGAGGGTGGCGAGCAGACCGTGGGGGCGAGCGTCACGGTGCACTGGGACTGGGCGGACGGCGCCGGCGCCTGA
- a CDS encoding ABC transporter permease, with translation MNVVWQVAAREVRTRLFAKATIISTLVVLVLIVAGVVAVKIIGDNDAGSEAEQVGIAAETAELGPGLVAAAEAAGYPIELTETTSGDATTAIEAGDLSAFVSGDPQTPVLLVEDSPAPELLTALTTAAQQYVMSSAISDLGGDPAQIGADVAAAAPAVESLSTDESEFDPYAFIVAIVTCSLLLFTLLQSGSLIAMGVVEEKVSRVVEILLATIRPAQLMGGKVLGIGIVGLVQLVVFGGAAAIAAAATGLLDGVDLNLGTAFVWMLVWFFLGFALYAVLFGGFAALVSRQEDIGAVTTPMIFGMMAPFYLAIYLVPSLPDSPVVRILSQVPFFAPFMMPVRQAFDSVEVWELALSIALCIAFVPLLVWLAGRVYSRAVLNTGGRMRLKDALAR, from the coding sequence GTGAACGTCGTCTGGCAGGTCGCCGCCCGCGAGGTCCGTACCCGTCTGTTCGCCAAGGCGACCATCATCTCCACCCTCGTCGTGCTGGTGCTGATCGTCGCCGGGGTGGTCGCCGTCAAGATCATCGGAGACAACGACGCCGGCTCCGAGGCCGAGCAGGTGGGCATCGCGGCCGAGACGGCGGAGCTGGGGCCGGGGCTCGTCGCAGCCGCGGAGGCCGCCGGCTACCCGATCGAACTCACCGAGACCACCTCAGGCGACGCCACCACCGCGATCGAGGCCGGCGACCTCTCCGCGTTCGTGTCCGGCGACCCGCAGACCCCGGTGCTGCTGGTCGAGGACTCCCCCGCCCCGGAACTGCTGACCGCGCTGACGACCGCGGCGCAGCAGTACGTCATGTCGAGCGCGATCAGCGACCTGGGCGGGGATCCGGCCCAGATCGGCGCCGACGTCGCCGCCGCCGCGCCGGCCGTCGAGTCGCTGTCCACCGACGAGTCGGAGTTCGACCCGTACGCGTTCATCGTGGCCATCGTCACCTGCTCGCTGCTGCTGTTCACGCTCCTGCAGAGCGGTTCGCTGATCGCGATGGGCGTGGTGGAGGAGAAGGTGAGCCGGGTCGTGGAGATCCTGCTCGCCACGATCCGGCCGGCCCAGCTGATGGGCGGCAAGGTGCTCGGCATCGGGATCGTCGGCCTCGTGCAACTGGTGGTGTTCGGTGGTGCCGCGGCCATCGCGGCCGCGGCCACCGGTCTGCTCGACGGCGTGGACCTCAACCTCGGCACCGCGTTCGTCTGGATGCTGGTCTGGTTCTTCCTCGGCTTCGCCCTGTACGCGGTGCTGTTCGGCGGGTTCGCGGCCCTGGTGTCCCGGCAGGAGGACATCGGTGCGGTCACCACCCCGATGATCTTCGGGATGATGGCACCGTTCTACCTCGCCATCTACCTGGTCCCGAGCCTCCCGGACTCGCCGGTGGTGCGGATCCTGTCGCAGGTGCCGTTCTTCGCGCCGTTCATGATGCCGGTACGGCAGGCGTTCGACTCGGTCGAGGTCTGGGAGCTCGCGCTCTCGATCGCGCTCTGCATCGCCTTCGTTCCGCTGCTGGTGTGGCTCGCGGGCCGGGTCTACTCCCGGGCCGTCCTGAACACCGGTGGCCGGATGAGGCTCAAGGACGCGTTGGCCCGCTGA
- a CDS encoding DUF1905 domain-containing protein: MTTEPRPLDHTFTAPIGVDVKGDTWSCVEVPGSAELLGTGKAVRVDATVDDIPLANAGLMVTGTGGHMLSVSARLRKQLGKDIGDTVTIHLRRRLT, translated from the coding sequence ATGACGACCGAACCAAGGCCACTCGACCACACGTTCACCGCGCCGATCGGCGTCGACGTCAAGGGCGACACCTGGTCCTGCGTCGAGGTGCCCGGCTCAGCCGAACTCCTCGGGACCGGGAAGGCCGTCCGTGTCGATGCCACCGTGGACGACATCCCACTGGCGAACGCCGGCCTGATGGTGACCGGAACCGGCGGACACATGCTCTCGGTCAGCGCCAGACTCCGCAAGCAGCTCGGCAAGGACATCGGTGACACCGTCACCATCCACCTGCGACGTCGACTGACCTGA
- a CDS encoding ABC-F family ATP-binding cassette domain-containing protein → MAHLLGAEALHLEYPTRVVFDSVTAGIDEGDRIGIVGRNGDGKSSLLGMLAGRIQPDGGRVTRRGGVRMAVLDQGDTLDPARTVGASIVGTRPEHEWAGDARVRDVIAGLVSDIGWDATVGSLSGGQRRRVALAALLVGDWDIVALDEPTNHLDVEGITWLAGHLRTRWAPNAGGLLVVTHDRWFLDEVATATWEVHDRVVEPFEGGYAAYVLQRVERDRQAAAVESKRQNLMRKELAWLRRGPPARTSKPKFRIDAANQLIEDVPPIRDRVALSRLATARLGKDVVDLLDVSVSYGDTPVLRDIEWRIGPGERTAILGANGAGKSTLLAVIAGTLQPDSGRVKRGKTVQLAMLDQQFTELAEIGGDRVRDVLARTRTTYVVDGKEMTPAQLLERLGFAREHLSARVGELSGGQKRRLQFLLILLSEPNVLVLDEPTNDVDTDMLAAMEDVLDSWPGTLIVVSHDRYLLERITDQQYAIIDGGLRHLPGGVDEYLRLRQAQAAAPSGAKQSPTPEAAATRLSGAEERAARKELTATERKLERLGARIAGIHERMAAHDQGDYEGIGRLNDELREAESENAALEERWFELSELGG, encoded by the coding sequence ATGGCGCATCTTCTGGGGGCCGAGGCCCTCCACCTCGAATATCCGACTCGGGTCGTGTTCGACTCGGTGACCGCCGGGATCGACGAGGGCGATCGGATCGGGATCGTCGGCCGCAACGGCGACGGCAAGTCGAGCCTGCTCGGCATGCTCGCCGGAAGGATCCAGCCCGACGGCGGCCGGGTCACCCGGCGCGGCGGCGTGCGGATGGCGGTGCTCGACCAGGGCGACACGCTCGACCCCGCGCGGACCGTCGGCGCGTCGATCGTCGGGACGCGGCCGGAGCACGAGTGGGCCGGCGACGCCCGGGTGCGGGACGTCATCGCGGGCCTGGTCTCGGACATCGGGTGGGACGCGACGGTGGGCTCGCTGAGCGGTGGGCAGCGGCGCCGGGTCGCGCTGGCCGCGCTGCTCGTCGGCGACTGGGACATCGTCGCGCTCGACGAGCCGACCAACCACCTCGACGTCGAGGGCATCACCTGGCTGGCCGGGCACCTGCGCACGCGGTGGGCGCCGAACGCCGGCGGGCTGCTGGTGGTCACCCACGACCGCTGGTTCCTGGACGAGGTGGCGACCGCCACGTGGGAGGTTCACGACCGGGTCGTGGAACCGTTCGAGGGCGGCTACGCGGCGTACGTGCTCCAGCGGGTCGAGCGGGACCGGCAGGCGGCCGCCGTCGAGAGCAAGCGGCAGAACCTGATGCGCAAGGAACTGGCCTGGCTGCGCCGCGGCCCGCCGGCGCGGACGTCGAAGCCGAAGTTCCGTATCGATGCCGCCAACCAGCTGATCGAGGACGTGCCTCCGATCCGCGACCGGGTGGCACTGTCCCGGTTGGCGACCGCCCGCCTCGGCAAGGACGTCGTCGACCTGCTCGACGTGTCCGTGTCCTACGGCGACACGCCGGTGCTGCGCGACATCGAGTGGCGGATCGGCCCGGGTGAACGCACGGCGATCCTCGGCGCGAACGGCGCCGGCAAGTCGACCCTGCTGGCCGTCATCGCCGGCACCCTGCAGCCCGACTCGGGCCGGGTCAAGCGCGGCAAGACCGTGCAGCTGGCGATGCTCGACCAGCAGTTCACCGAGCTCGCGGAGATCGGCGGGGACCGGGTCCGCGACGTGCTCGCTCGGACGCGGACCACCTACGTGGTGGACGGCAAGGAGATGACTCCGGCCCAGCTGCTGGAGCGCCTCGGTTTCGCCCGCGAGCACCTGTCCGCCCGCGTCGGCGAGCTGTCCGGTGGCCAGAAGCGGCGCCTGCAGTTCCTGCTGATCCTGCTCTCGGAGCCGAACGTGCTGGTGCTCGACGAGCCCACCAACGACGTCGACACGGACATGCTCGCGGCCATGGAGGACGTGCTGGACTCCTGGCCCGGGACGCTCATCGTGGTCTCCCACGACCGGTACCTGCTGGAGCGGATCACCGACCAGCAGTACGCGATCATCGACGGCGGGCTGCGGCACCTGCCCGGCGGGGTGGACGAGTACCTGCGGCTGCGCCAGGCTCAGGCTGCCGCGCCGTCCGGCGCCAAGCAGAGCCCCACGCCAGAAGCGGCCGCGACGCGACTGTCCGGCGCCGAGGAGCGCGCAGCGCGCAAGGAGCTCACCGCGACGGAACGCAAGCTCGAACGGCTGGGCGCGCGCATCGCTGGTATCCACGAGCGCATGGCCGCGCACGATCAGGGCGACTACGAAGGCATCGGGCGGCTGAACGACGAGCTGCGCGAGGCCGAGTCGGAGAACGCGGCGCTGGAGGAACGGTGGTTCGAGCTGTCCGAGCTCGGCGGCTGA
- a CDS encoding ribose-phosphate diphosphokinase yields the protein MTGITSHGENRLVLVSGRAHPELAAAVADELGIEVVPTTAYDFANGEIYVRFAESVRGADAFVLQSHTAPINEWIMEQLLMVDALKRASVKSITAVVPFYGYARQDKKHRGREPISARLMADLFKTAGADRIMSVDLHAAQTQGFFDGPVDHLWAMPILTDYVRTRVDVANAAVVSPDAGRIRVAEQWAAKLGGVPLAFVHKTRDINRPNQAVANRVVGEVADRDCVLVDDLIDTGGTIAEAVKVLTAAGARSVIVAATHGVLSDPAVSRLQESGAREVIITDTLPIPVEKRFAKLTVLSIAPLLGRAIREVFDDGSVTSLFDGV from the coding sequence ATGACAGGTATCACCAGCCACGGCGAGAACCGACTCGTCCTCGTCTCCGGCCGTGCGCACCCCGAGCTCGCGGCCGCGGTGGCCGACGAGCTGGGCATCGAGGTGGTCCCGACCACGGCCTACGACTTCGCCAACGGTGAGATCTACGTCCGGTTCGCCGAGAGCGTGCGCGGCGCCGACGCGTTCGTGCTGCAGTCCCACACGGCCCCGATCAACGAGTGGATCATGGAGCAGCTGCTCATGGTCGACGCGCTCAAGCGGGCCTCCGTGAAGTCGATCACCGCGGTCGTGCCGTTCTACGGATACGCCCGTCAGGACAAGAAGCACCGCGGCCGCGAGCCGATCTCCGCCCGGCTGATGGCGGACCTGTTCAAGACCGCCGGGGCCGACCGCATCATGAGCGTCGACCTGCACGCCGCGCAGACCCAGGGCTTCTTCGACGGCCCGGTCGACCACCTGTGGGCGATGCCGATCCTCACCGACTACGTCCGGACCCGCGTCGACGTCGCCAACGCCGCCGTGGTCTCGCCGGACGCCGGCCGGATCCGGGTGGCCGAGCAGTGGGCCGCCAAGCTCGGTGGCGTGCCGCTGGCGTTCGTGCACAAGACCCGCGACATCAACCGGCCGAACCAGGCCGTCGCCAACCGGGTGGTCGGCGAGGTCGCGGACCGCGACTGCGTGCTGGTCGACGACCTGATCGACACCGGCGGAACCATCGCCGAGGCCGTGAAGGTACTCACCGCCGCCGGAGCCCGCAGCGTGATCGTCGCCGCGACCCACGGGGTGCTCTCCGACCCGGCCGTGAGCCGGCTGCAGGAGAGCGGTGCGCGCGAGGTCATCATCACCGACACGCTGCCGATCCCGGTCGAGAAGCGGTTCGCGAAGCTGACCGTCCTGTCCATCGCCCCGCTGCTCGGCCGTGCGATCCGCGAGGTGTTCGACGACGGCTCGGTCACCAGCCTGTTCGACGGGGTCTGA
- a CDS encoding MarR family winged helix-turn-helix transcriptional regulator produces the protein MTGHDEVDRIVEAWERERPDLDVDPLRVFSRVSRLSRHLDLARRAAFAEHGLEVWEFDVLSALRRAGAPYELTPGTLLTQTLVSSGTMTNRIDRLVDHGLVLRHSGPGDRRVVLVRLTQRGQEIVDAAMTDLLAREAALLERLRPDESAELAATLRTLLTPFES, from the coding sequence ATGACCGGACATGACGAGGTCGATCGGATCGTCGAGGCGTGGGAGCGTGAGCGCCCCGACCTCGACGTGGACCCGTTGCGGGTGTTCTCCCGGGTCTCCCGGCTGTCCCGGCACCTCGACCTGGCCCGCCGGGCCGCGTTCGCCGAGCACGGGCTCGAGGTCTGGGAGTTCGACGTGCTGTCGGCGCTGCGTCGCGCCGGCGCCCCCTACGAACTCACCCCCGGCACCCTGCTCACCCAGACCCTCGTCTCCTCCGGAACCATGACGAACCGGATCGACCGGCTCGTCGACCACGGCCTCGTGCTGCGGCACTCCGGGCCCGGGGACCGCCGCGTGGTGCTGGTCCGGCTGACGCAGCGCGGTCAGGAGATCGTCGACGCGGCCATGACCGACCTGCTCGCGCGCGAGGCGGCGCTGCTCGAGCGGCTGCGCCCGGACGAGAGCGCCGAGCTCGCAGCGACCCTGCGCACCCTGCTCACGCCGTTCGAGAGCTGA
- a CDS encoding sigma-70 family RNA polymerase sigma factor, whose protein sequence is MSESSSAHLAPVPSLGRAEADLALALARDGDDRAFARLVAPYRRELHAHCYRMLGSVHDAEDALQEALVRAWRGLARFEGRSSLRSWLYTVATRVCLDAAASRARRALPMDLGPASTQTVLDSTPRSDVAWLTPYPDAGATGGAMEPQARYDQREAVELAFVAALQHLPGNQRAALLLFDVLGFSAAEIAGMMDTSTASVNSALARARRVITERTSDRGDRATRPTADDARARRIAARFATALEHGDIDAFVALLTEDVTWSMPPAPHWYQGIDAVTEFAVEVPMTRCPSWRTRIIGANGQAAVACYVGQDTTSPHEAWSITVLTLRGDRIAAITSFLDSGQFALFHLPTSVP, encoded by the coding sequence GTGAGCGAAAGTTCCTCGGCACACCTCGCCCCGGTGCCCTCGCTCGGTCGCGCCGAGGCCGACCTGGCCCTGGCCCTGGCCCGCGACGGTGACGACCGGGCGTTCGCTCGCCTGGTCGCCCCGTACCGGCGGGAGCTGCACGCGCACTGCTACCGGATGCTCGGCTCGGTCCACGACGCCGAGGACGCGCTCCAGGAGGCCCTCGTACGCGCCTGGCGGGGCCTGGCCCGCTTCGAGGGTCGAAGTTCGCTGCGATCCTGGCTCTACACCGTCGCCACTCGGGTCTGCCTGGACGCGGCAGCGTCCCGCGCCCGGCGAGCGCTGCCGATGGACCTCGGCCCCGCAAGCACGCAGACGGTGCTCGACTCGACCCCACGCTCCGATGTCGCGTGGTTGACACCGTATCCGGATGCTGGTGCCACCGGCGGCGCCATGGAGCCGCAGGCGCGCTACGACCAGCGAGAGGCGGTCGAGCTGGCCTTCGTCGCTGCCCTGCAGCACCTCCCCGGCAACCAGCGTGCGGCCCTGCTGCTGTTCGACGTCCTCGGGTTCTCCGCCGCCGAGATCGCCGGCATGATGGACACCTCGACCGCCTCGGTGAACTCCGCCCTGGCGCGAGCCCGCCGCGTGATCACCGAGAGGACGTCCGACCGGGGCGACCGGGCCACCCGGCCCACGGCTGACGACGCGAGGGCACGGCGGATCGCCGCCCGCTTCGCCACCGCCCTCGAGCACGGCGACATCGACGCGTTCGTCGCCCTGCTCACCGAGGATGTCACCTGGTCGATGCCGCCCGCGCCGCACTGGTACCAGGGCATCGACGCGGTCACCGAGTTCGCCGTCGAGGTCCCCATGACACGGTGTCCGAGCTGGCGCACCCGGATCATCGGCGCCAACGGGCAGGCAGCCGTCGCGTGCTACGTCGGCCAGGACACGACCAGCCCTCACGAGGCCTGGTCGATCACCGTGCTCACCCTCCGTGGGGACCGGATCGCGGCGATCACCTCGTTCCTCGACAGCGGTCAGTTCGCCCTCTTCCACCTGCCCACCTCGGTGCCCTGA
- a CDS encoding TetR/AcrR family transcriptional regulator — MTGSERREQLLVVSRSLFAERGFEGTSVEEIAARAQVSKPVVYEHFGGKEGVYAVIVDREVQTLLTALIGPLKRGGHPRVTVEATALALLDYIETNTDGFRILVRDSPVAQATGTFSSLIGDVATQVESVLADQFRRQGFDPANAPMYAQMLVGMIALTGQWWLEARSPEKQVVAAHLVNLAWNGLRALEVEPKLTPAAVRRRQGG, encoded by the coding sequence ATGACGGGCAGCGAGCGTCGCGAGCAACTCCTCGTGGTTTCCCGGTCGTTGTTCGCCGAGCGCGGCTTCGAGGGCACCAGCGTCGAGGAGATCGCGGCCCGGGCGCAGGTCTCGAAGCCGGTGGTCTACGAGCACTTCGGCGGCAAGGAGGGCGTGTACGCCGTCATCGTCGACCGTGAGGTGCAGACCCTGCTCACGGCGCTGATCGGACCGTTGAAGCGGGGCGGCCACCCGCGGGTCACCGTGGAGGCCACCGCCCTTGCGCTCCTCGACTACATCGAGACGAACACCGACGGGTTCCGGATCCTGGTGCGGGACTCCCCCGTGGCGCAGGCCACCGGGACGTTCTCCTCGCTGATCGGGGACGTTGCGACCCAGGTGGAGTCGGTCCTGGCGGACCAGTTCCGCCGGCAGGGCTTCGACCCGGCGAACGCCCCGATGTACGCGCAGATGCTGGTGGGCATGATCGCGCTGACCGGGCAGTGGTGGCTGGAGGCCCGATCGCCGGAGAAGCAGGTGGTGGCCGCGCACCTGGTGAACCTCGCCTGGAACGGCCTGCGCGCCCTCGAGGTGGAGCCGAAGCTGACCCCGGCCGCGGTCCGGCGACGCCAGGGCGGCTGA
- a CDS encoding ABC transporter ATP-binding protein: MATLEIDHLNKSYGTLRALKDMTFSVESGEIFGFVGSNGAGKTTTMRIALGVLRPDSGEVRWDGRPLDLQMRRRVGYMPEERGLYPKMKVAEQLTYLARLHGMSAADARTAVDHWTEVLGVAARRGDEVQKLSLGNQQRVQLAAALVHDPQVLVLDEPFSGLDPVAVDVMSGVLHERAAAGVPTVFSSHQLDLVERLCDRVGIVRGGEMVALGTIDELRTTDFSRWRVVAPDAPPGWADAIPDTTVLEVDGAATVLELTSAEAGAEQAILRAALAQSPVREFTQVRPTLTDLFRHVVSADEAAATEEKAA, encoded by the coding sequence GTGGCAACCCTTGAGATCGACCACCTGAACAAGAGTTACGGAACGCTGCGAGCGCTGAAGGACATGACCTTCTCGGTGGAGTCCGGTGAGATCTTCGGCTTCGTCGGCTCGAACGGTGCCGGGAAGACCACGACGATGCGGATCGCCCTCGGCGTACTTCGCCCGGACTCCGGCGAGGTGCGCTGGGACGGGCGCCCGCTCGATCTCCAGATGCGCCGCCGGGTCGGCTACATGCCGGAGGAGCGCGGGCTGTACCCGAAGATGAAGGTGGCCGAGCAGCTCACCTACCTGGCCCGGCTGCACGGGATGTCCGCCGCGGACGCACGCACCGCCGTCGACCATTGGACCGAGGTGCTCGGGGTGGCCGCTCGCCGTGGCGACGAGGTGCAGAAGCTCTCGCTCGGGAACCAGCAGCGGGTGCAGCTGGCTGCCGCGCTCGTGCACGATCCGCAGGTGCTGGTCCTCGACGAGCCGTTCTCCGGCCTTGACCCGGTCGCCGTGGACGTCATGAGCGGCGTGCTCCATGAGCGCGCCGCCGCCGGGGTCCCCACCGTGTTCTCCTCGCACCAGCTCGACCTCGTCGAGCGGCTCTGCGACCGGGTCGGCATCGTCCGCGGCGGCGAGATGGTCGCGCTGGGCACCATCGACGAGCTGCGCACCACCGACTTCTCACGCTGGCGGGTGGTGGCCCCGGACGCCCCGCCCGGATGGGCGGATGCGATACCCGACACCACGGTGCTGGAGGTCGACGGCGCAGCAACGGTCCTCGAGCTGACCTCCGCCGAGGCGGGGGCCGAGCAGGCGATCCTGCGGGCGGCGCTGGCCCAGTCCCCGGTGCGGGAGTTCACACAGGTGCGCCCCACCCTGACCGACCTGTTCCGGCACGTCGTCTCCGCGGACGAGGCCGCCGCCACCGAGGAGAAGGCCGCGTGA
- the glmU gene encoding bifunctional UDP-N-acetylglucosamine diphosphorylase/glucosamine-1-phosphate N-acetyltransferase GlmU, which produces MSLKRPAAVLVLAAGQGTRMKSGVPKVLHSIGGRSLVGHAIASSRGLDPEHLVVVVRHERDLVAAHVQEFDPGALIADQDEIPGTGRAAQCALEVADAAAQSRTVADSVGPPPLGGAGEGLVGPVVIVAGDVPLLDTGTLAALLEAHVEDGNAVTVLTTVVPDPTGYGRIVREDGTGDVVGIVEQKDTTPEQAEIDEINSAVYVMDAAVLRNALGRLGRDNAQGEVYLTDVIAVAREDGQHVRAVIAEDSLLVEGVNDRVQLATLGAELNRRILTEWMRAGVTVVDPASTWVDVDVELSPDVTLLPGTQLHGSTQIGVGSTIGPDTTLRDVQVGANASVVRTHGSESQIGDGASVGPFAYLRPGAILGAEGKIGTFVEVKNSEIGERSKVPHLSYIGDATIGHDSNVGAASVTVNYDGVRKHRTVIGSHARTGADNMFVAPVTVGDGAYSGAGTVVRRDVPPGALAVSQGSQRNIEGWVTSRRPGTPAAEAATAAADPATEALSAQARAERERGATS; this is translated from the coding sequence GTGAGTCTGAAGCGTCCCGCCGCCGTCCTGGTACTCGCCGCGGGCCAGGGCACCCGGATGAAATCCGGCGTCCCGAAGGTGCTGCACAGCATCGGTGGACGATCCCTCGTGGGCCACGCTATCGCCAGTTCCCGGGGCCTGGATCCCGAACACCTCGTCGTCGTGGTGCGCCACGAACGTGACCTGGTCGCCGCCCATGTGCAGGAGTTCGACCCCGGGGCGCTGATCGCCGACCAGGACGAGATCCCGGGCACCGGCCGCGCGGCGCAGTGCGCGTTGGAGGTTGCCGACGCGGCAGCGCAGAGCCGCACGGTCGCGGACTCCGTCGGCCCGCCGCCGCTGGGCGGCGCGGGTGAGGGCCTGGTCGGGCCGGTCGTCATCGTCGCCGGTGACGTGCCGCTGCTGGACACCGGGACGCTGGCCGCGCTCCTCGAGGCCCACGTCGAGGACGGCAACGCCGTGACCGTGCTCACCACGGTCGTGCCCGACCCGACCGGCTACGGACGGATCGTTCGCGAGGACGGCACGGGCGACGTCGTCGGGATCGTGGAACAGAAGGACACGACGCCCGAGCAGGCGGAGATCGACGAGATCAACAGTGCCGTCTACGTCATGGACGCCGCCGTGCTCCGCAACGCGCTCGGCCGGCTCGGCCGGGACAACGCCCAGGGTGAGGTGTATCTGACCGACGTGATCGCCGTCGCCCGCGAGGACGGCCAGCACGTGCGGGCCGTGATCGCCGAGGACTCGCTGCTCGTCGAGGGCGTCAACGACCGGGTCCAGCTCGCCACGCTCGGCGCCGAGCTGAACCGCCGGATCCTCACCGAGTGGATGCGCGCCGGGGTCACCGTGGTGGACCCGGCGAGCACCTGGGTGGACGTCGACGTCGAGCTCTCCCCGGACGTCACACTGCTGCCGGGCACCCAGTTGCACGGGTCCACGCAGATCGGCGTCGGCTCCACGATCGGCCCGGACACGACACTGCGGGACGTGCAGGTCGGTGCGAACGCGAGCGTGGTCCGCACGCACGGGTCCGAGTCCCAGATCGGCGACGGTGCCAGCGTGGGCCCGTTCGCCTACCTGCGCCCCGGTGCGATCCTCGGCGCGGAGGGCAAGATCGGCACGTTCGTCGAGGTGAAGAACTCCGAGATCGGGGAGCGCTCGAAGGTGCCGCACCTGTCCTACATCGGGGACGCCACGATCGGCCACGACTCGAACGTCGGCGCCGCGAGCGTCACCGTGAACTACGACGGCGTGCGCAAGCACCGCACGGTGATCGGCTCGCACGCCCGCACCGGCGCGGACAACATGTTCGTGGCGCCCGTCACCGTGGGCGACGGCGCCTACTCCGGCGCCGGCACCGTGGTGCGGCGGGACGTCCCGCCGGGCGCGCTCGCCGTCAGCCAGGGGTCGCAGCGCAACATCGAGGGCTGGGTGACCAGCCGCCGGCCGGGCACACCCGCGGCGGAGGCCGCCACCGCTGCCGCCGACCCGGCGACCGAGGCGCTCTCCGCGCAGGCCCGCGCCGAGCGCGAGCGCGGCGCCACCTCCTGA